The window AAAAGGCTTGCATTGGTATAACCATTGAACAAATATACTGAAACAATAAATTTGTTGTAAAAttgtgaatataaaaaaaacttatagAATATAGAGCCTGGtttttgtatgaatgaaaaaataacattcaCACATAACATGAATtccaaaattttaatttgatttcatacACTTCAtttaattaacaaaaaaagtatGAATCCGTTTCTACTCACCATATCGGATATTTTGTGCATTggtatttgttgatgatgatgataatgatgtgaatgattatgatgatgatggtgatgatgatgatgatgtaaatgaTTAGCTGTGGTCATattatttaatgataatgttgctgatgaatatgataacACAGGTGATGAAGACGAATatgcagatgatgataataaggATGATATCgttgatggcgatgatgatgataatgatactgaataacaatgatgttgagaattgaattgattatgatttgttGTAGTTACCGATGTCGAAAGCGTTGGCACTgttgtaatcatcatatagaaTCGATTTGAATCAGATGATTTAGACATTGCTGATGAAATGGTTGAAGCTATCTGTATAGGTGTAATAACATCCATCTTGGccattgttgtcgtttcaattgttttgccattcgatgatgatatatttaaTATTGTAGTCGTTGTTGCTGTAGGCGCTATTAcaccatttgttgttgtgttgtttgtAACATTATACGGATTCGTATCCGTTACTGGTATTTCCATTTCAACATGATCAATACTTTTCGAATTTAACCGTTTCAAACGATTGGTGTAACGgggaaataatgataataggTTGTGCTacataaaaacaaatcaaagaatgtgtaaaaaattgaacaaaacaaatgaaaaattgtacaTTGAAGAAACatggattgatttttgttacTGCAACAGATTCTCTTAGAATACGGTAAAAATTTCTCTTGTTAtacattgatgaaaaatatctCGCAGTATTTTAAATCTAATCTAACGAAtgtaaagaattttcataaaaaatatgattatgattctaAAAATTAATATGAGGAGAGAAGATCAACATGATGGAAAAGGTGACTTAgtaagaataataataattagacTCACCCGAAAATTTTCGCTCATGAAACAATATACAATTGGATTCATTAAGCTATGAAccattgaaagaaaatgtgATACAAAGAATGAGCTATAATATACGTTGTACATGACTTCCGTTTCAATATTCATGATGCTCGGCTCAAAATATAATAgaagattgaaaaaatgtattggaagccaacaaataataaataggCCGACAACCATTGTTAACATTTTGAATACTTTATTCTTCACATCTAATTGATGCGTATCACGTACGACATCCGGATTACCCGGTGTTACATGATTGACCATATGATACCATATAGCTGAATAGGCTAAACTGATAATCATGACTGGTATAAGAAATGTTAATACAAATACCAATACGGTATAGATTTGGCCATGTAATTCTTCTGACCAAACTTCAATACATTCATATAATTTATGATTTGAAAGCATATATGGTGATACACGTGAAACGAATAATTGTGTCGATGCGAATGTTAAACCAACTAGCCATATCATGGCCAATATTGAGCGTTTACTATAGTGGAATTTATATAATGAATGTACAATTGCAAAATATctataatgaataatgaggagaataaaaaatatataaataaaaacatgtgaatgaaataaaatacgAATGAAAACCGGAACAACGATTATGACATCAATAATGTTAAAGAATCGTACTCTCAAAACAAAAGGCGAAAGAATCAATCATATAAATGTATAAAAGTGTTTAACACATGTAAATaactgataataataataattctgaaGCAAATTCAAGTAAATTATTGTCAACAACTTCCAATTGTATGATAAAAGAATGATAATTGTCGATAATCGAagccatcatcaataataaataatgatgatttatcgatattgatcgattaaCGCCTTGTTTTTACTTGGCCTtacatttatttcaaatgcaaaacttgatgattatgtgatGAATGTTATGGTTCGGGTGGATGCACCTCGTCGTGTTtcgttatttatttatattatattattattctaaaCCTAAGGGCAATTCTAAAGATGTAAATTTATCAGTACCAACTATAttatgaaagaaaatatgGACAGCAAAAaagtaagaaaaaatgatgatgatgataatgataaatgagaagaaaaagaaaaaatgaacaaaataacaggaaatgagaaaaaaaacaaacattagtAGTGCCCATTTCTATTATTCTGCAAAttactctttttttttgttttcttcttaaAGAAACGAGCTAAATCTAACAACTATGCAAAAACTATAAGGAATCTGTGATGGTCGTCAAattttgtatgtatgtatgcgTGTGTTTCGTTGCTCtattagttttttgttttattgatttatttcatttggttCATTTTCACTCTCGGGACGAGAAaagaatggatgaatggttGACAAGTCTAATTCAACCAATTGTATATGAACCTGTGTCTTTTTGTATGtgaattaataatttcatcatcataatgatgaaaatagatCTACTCTGTCTACTGTCTAccgtattttattttaattacattattatttcactTACCGATCAATGCTGATGATTGTCAATGTCCATACACtaacaaatacaaaacatAATTGTGTAAAATTAACTACCGGACATAATGAATGTGGAAATATCCAATGCTGTAGCATAACGTTCGTATAGGTGAATGGTATACAGAATATGGCCATGCCAATATCGGCCAATGATAGATTAACCAATAGATGCCATATTTCTGTCGATTGTGATCTATCACCATAGAACCAAacgattattgttattatatttaatgataatgatagaaATGCCGTCAATGAATACATTGTTATTAGAATGAATTGACCTGGCCAAAATTCTAATATagcaaatgaatcaatattatcaaaattaCCGAAACCACTGCCACCACctgtgtcatcatcatcatcatatcctGAGCGataagaattttcatcataagaAAATGTCTGATTTTCAAGGCCAAGCAACAAAGTCATTTCACTGGTTGTAAGATTaccaaaaaataatacaTCCGAATCCAGATCAATCAGACCGACAATGGATGTATTATTTTTACTGGTTAATTCATTTAggttgaaatttttcggATCAAAAATCATGAATCTATTCATTTTAGAATTTATATTCGTATTTTTGCGACTATTTTGGCCACTGAATTCACtcgacaataatgatgatgatgtagatgtAGTATGTgggaaaattttatcaaatttgtTCGAATCAACAGTTGCTTTAAGAAGAATGTTTGGTTGATTCcttttattataatgattatcatgttttatgctgttgtttttaatttttttattgttaatgGATTcgtttttatcatcaatatcgattGTCGTTGTAGTCGtagatgatgtggatgataatgattgtgaaatgaatgatgtcagtaatgatgattcaaaagaatgatgattatgataatgagatgatgataatgatgatgattgttgcgTTGCAACATTTGACgatataaaaatcaataatatcaTAAACAGTATGATAATCATCGTAATTGTCATTGCAATATTATCGccaaatatttgaataaaattttcatttcaagcATCCTaacaagaatatttttctcattgttggtagcacttttttttgaacgatgataaaaatatccAAACGGTTTTAGTTCATATGTTCACAATGTACAAGCAATTTATTTTACTTGGATcctttgtgtttgtttgtttgtttgtgtatgtgtacaAGTAACCAATAATTCTGTAATTCTGTTGGTATAGTATTTTTGTATGTTTGGAACTTGCGCCGTTTTTCATGGtcacaattattatattttacCGCGCAATTTTCTCtgtatttcatttgataattgtttttccatttgcaATGTacataaaatgataatgatgatgataatttcattttggatcTGTCCATGTTTATACTTATATAAGCCCCTTCAGCAGCTTATTTGCATACATTTTAGTGagaaaaatgtgaaataaaattatgaaataattgaaatgcaAAATGTGTTtgacagtgaaaaaaaagaaaaaaaaatgttgtctATGTTTTCGATTCGACCGGAATAGCAATTAAAATATTCTAAATatacaaacaatttttaaattctgtCAATCTTTTGGATAATTAGTGACAGcggagaaaaaacaaacagaaacaaaatcatttaattcatttattgttagtcatttgtgattgatttcaaacaaacaaaaaatattcagaTATATGGAATTCCACCCTATCAGGAAAATAAAGCAAATAGTCAAACgattaggttttttttgtatgaaaatgaagatgaattgTACCTAAAAATTCgatcgataaaaaaagaatcgaaatttttattctcattaatttgaaaacaaaacaacaaccaatgtAATGAACAaggaattgaaaaaatttgacaacaGCAGTACtgattatatttttcttAAAGAATAAGATTCACATCCATTAACAAGTCCAGTAATATTTTACTTTATTTTAAtctcattttcttttcattagtcatcaatgaatttattagAAAAGATTTTGTCAATATATGCAAATGTTGAATATAAAGACAATAATGAAAGTATAACGAACTCAAGAATGAACTGAAACAAAACTGTAGAAAATTGTTACTAATTCTATATATTAGAGATTAATCCTGATTTCTATTTAGGATCATCGACAATTCTTCATGGATCGTTGGTTTGAGTTTATTGGTCTGTTACAGCAGTCGTCATTAATCTGTAACGTAAAATAAATGAACgatcaacaaaatgtttatacatttaaatatattcattattattagggtaaattattgttttttttggcttatTATATCTGGCataatagaaaataaaaggGATAATTAGTTGATCTTGATTCACTGTTCATTGATTcgaataatttcattatcatcatcaataacagTAAAAACTAgcaaagaaaatcaaatgagaTAATTCCatttaattcaatgaaacaaaattcacaaaCTCGGTACATTCTATGaatcacattttttatttattttttttttcattcagagttttttctgtgttatcgaaaaaaaggtCACTTGACTTCAAAGTTATTGGATTCTATagaattttatcaataacaacaaatgtgTTCGAAATCACTGgttttgaccaaaaaaaaaaaaaaaaaaaaaatgcgcCTATTGGTTCGTAACTGAGAAGAATAACTTTCATGCATTTTGCAACATTtctttaaagtttttttttactcatcATTAATGTAATTTTATATGTGacatgaaaaagaatttgtgttaaaaattgatggaaaattttttttgaaataattgaaaaaggaaataaaattcgaaataaaaatttttaaaatccaacatttttatttcttattACAAAATCACatgaattttgatatttgttcaaaaatgaatggctatattatgataatggatgtaataatgaaaactttCATCGTTATCACATTGACAACagcatttatttattatttattttttatatggaaaaagtttgaaaacggtaattgaaattttcatttctgagTGTTGGATCTACAAACTGGagttagcaaaaaaaaaaaaaaaaaacacgaataAACACCGCAAGATTcattctttcaaaaaaaaaaaaaaaaaaaaaaatacaattatcgtgatgattatgaatgtaAATGAGTGAAGAtattaatagaaaaaatagaaaactcaatgtaaaaaataaaattttgtcttttttggcttttattcgaaataattgtagcagaaaaaaatatcgaaataGAAATAATGACAAAAGTGAACATtcaacagacaaaaaaaacagataaaCCAATCGAGATTGATGAATCTGCTCTTAAATTGCATAAAAATTGGAGCTATTTTTCCATGGAaatacaattcaattctaattgaaatatttttcattaatgaatcaaataatttcaatcatggtgttgtttttcttttcactagTTTTTTGGTTCGGttgattgatattgaaatttcataCATTGtatgaaacaatcatcaatatcaatacgGTTGAATTGGTGATAtttaaaatatgaaattactttaatataaaatcatgatcagaaaaaaatgtgaaggTCAACATGCCAATAAGTTTAGGGTGGATGTTGCATGGGTTTCATGTGTACACCTTGCAATAAAGGATATTCCATTTAATTTTGGTTGTTATTTTTGGATTGTTCgaattggtttgtttttttttctcatttgttcatatccttgtttttcatcgaagattgatttttcagatttttcatccaatttttttccattattgatttttttttactgttgttatttcgatttttaattccaattttatttattttatttttttttattttttttttgattccattTCTTCTATCCCAGAtagtttttgaaaaaaataacaaaatcaaagaattggAAATAGAATTACTGACTTTACTTGgctatttgtttgattggaTTGGTTGCTAGGCGCATAAATGGACAGCTATATATGGATgtttagaatgaaaaaaaaacaattttcattcatttttatacaATGAATTGATCGAATTTGTTGCTTATGAATTACTGACGACACAATTCTTATCATTTTACTAcaatgtttatgatgattcgtattattgttgatcatttagGTCTTGTGTAAACATTGTTTATTAAACTaaaaatgtaataataataatatatcatAATGTAGTTAAAAGCCATTTATTATGGTTTAAatggtgtttttttcttgttaaacaacaaaattgttgCTTTAGattcataatcaatcaattttcaggaaaatatttatatttattcatattattattattgatgatgatgataataccaatgatgaaaaattcttaacTCATGGAATTCTCTTATGATAGATGGCGATACTAACTTTtggtttaaaaaaaattgttcgcATGATACGagaaaacattttgtttccgtttttttttgacgttTTAGCTCGAAAATTGTCTTGTATTAagagtgaaaatttttttctttcaagtcattcgtttgattcaaatcaaaaacatgTATAATTTATATGGTGTCATGACCATTTCAGAGAAAATCATCAGTAGATCTATTGTTAGACATTCTATACACATGTGGCCAGATTTAAATCGAGCATaaaattatcgatcaatcacacaatcaatttttaagactaccgttcatcatcaatggaatagtattgtttttttttcgtttttgttgttgttgttgttgtcggtgCCATTGACAATCATAATCTTATCGTCGTTTAgagatgaacaacaaaaaaaagccattCTTTCAAATGTTAAACAGTGTATGATATTATGCAACTATGAAACAGATAGATTCGATTGATCCGTTTCGAATCAAAGCATtaagattttcatcaatgagatcatatcatatgaatgttgaaaaaacaCATCTCTGTTTCAtgtcaattttgattcaaatgttgttgtaattATCTATAGCTTTTAAAtacattatcaatgatttatcatcaaaaatcatttagaaattgacaaaaaaatataggaTATTTGCATGCATGggaaattttatcaattttgtaTGGTAAGTACATCAATGTCAATCAATGGGAATTACGATTGGTTGAAATGACGATTTTTCGGTCGCAAGATCGCGCTTCATCGCCCGTTTATTATTTGCAATCACCCATCACAAAGCTTGCTCTGTTCATTTGGGTATATCTtggtaaataataataatatatccAGTCTTCAACTGAAACATGAGTTATATATTTCACAACAATCCACCGATTCGAATGCAAGACGCACATGCTCGAAATAATTCTACATCACATGCTCGTCAGATTTCTGTTAgcttttttcttgttattattattattattcattgatgatgatcatcagcatcagTGATTTGTCCTTTTTGGTGTCTCTGGTCTCTTTCCTGTATATATCTtcaatataacaacaacaaaactgaATTCAATGTGTAtgtacatgtgtgtgtgtatgtgtctgtatatttgtttttttttcttctattcatcatcaaaataatgtttATGGTTTacataaatgaattgaaattgtcatcttcatcaacaaGACTATAACTAGCATATGTACATTATAATATGATtatatcatatcattatgatgattacagTCATCTTCAATCTATtcagaatcaatcaatgacaaaattattctaaaattccaaatcaaattatataCCCGAAAATAATTACGttcttaataataataataataaaataataaatagaaaaaaccaGTGCCAAactaattgaatgaatgattagttttttttcaaaaacaaaacttatCAGGTCTTTAATACATATCTAGCCATATAAAATTTGGTCATTCTATATTGTATTTTTGtaattataaacaaaactAGTCAATGGTTTGTtcatagatcatcatcattattttcatttcattcatctggaaaatttcaatcagcTGAATTTTCACATCAACaggtaataataaaaaaaatgatttttatgtctttgtttattttttatatattaagATTCTATTGTCTTGTCAATCAATCTATCATCCTGTTCATATAGTAAAGAGTTCATTcgcactttttttttattcgtacACATATCCCTTCATTagttcgaatattttttttttctcaaattcaTTACATTGAATAACAACCTTGTAGATATATGTTTATCTAAAATCTTTGTAAtcctaaaaattttttttttttgcatttgaaTGTTTGATAACATAGAATTATATagacaatgatgacattgcGATATGTgacaaaatgattaaatgattttgtgattaaagaaacaagaaaaaaaacaaaaaaagctTTTATACCTATTGAtttagataatttttttttaaatttaatataATCCAAAGCTTCATACCTGAGAGTTTTAttataaccatcatcatcattttaggctaaaaaaatttttgaaactttTCAAAATATGTCAAAGTCATTATTGGTTTTAtatatgttttattttttttttataaactccaaacaaacattatttCTAAATACactaaaataaataaataaattctttttatttttttttaccattttacCTTTGAACATGAGCAAGATTCAACATTggcataataataacaatccGAAAAATCcggatgaaaaacaacaacatttggtGGCTTCTATACGACGGAAATTGCAacgttttattttgattacaattgaatgaatatattgttGAAAACATTCATCTGAACAACTTACTAtatcgatttgattcgatcgaaacgaatacaaaaaaaacaaacaattctcCAACcttaacaataataataaaccaaaagcaataaccaatttttttcaccgtcatcagaacaaaatttttttttattgacaGCTGTCACTGCTGttatccagaaaaaaatccatttaatctaaatttatttagatcaccattttttcataaaaaatcCAACATATAGAacaagttgtttttttattattactacgATATTTGttacatcttttttttcaattatatatTATCCACATCATTCGCATTTTGAAGCCATaaaactttcatcatcatcatcagtcagTCATTCTACATACATAATCCTAATAGTTTTCAAAACCTCATTTTCATctatgtcatcatcatcctttgTATTCCTATTGTGcatcatttaatttgaataattatcatttgaaaatttgaacataaaaaaaatttgacaatcatcgtcatcatcgataattgaaaaatcggCCATCAATGGTTTACAAACGTGTATTCTGTAGAACTACAGACTATTCTGGGATTCACCTAGATAGTGTTAATCGTAATTATCGAAAGCGATACGATCATCtgcaattttcatcaattaatcaatattgTGCCTTATGCAATTGCTCAACCAGTGTAAAGTGCAATGATTTCGATAATCGATCTTCAAAATCTGTTCTTTATCATTGTTTCCAATActtggccattattattcttttgaTTATCGTTTCgatcattgattcatcatcattggttgtGAATAGTTTACCCACTGGTATTGCTATaaattcatcttcatcaccgAATATTTCCGATGTAGCTATTGCATCAGCAA of the Dermatophagoides farinae isolate YC_2012a chromosome 1, ASM2471394v1, whole genome shotgun sequence genome contains:
- the LOC124491776 gene encoding neuropeptide Y receptor type 2-like — translated: MIFDPKNFNLNELTSKNNTSIVGLIDLDSDVLFFGNLTTSEMTLLLGLENQTFSYDENSYRSGYDDDDDTGGGSGFGNFDNIDSFAILEFWPGQFILITMYSLTAFLSLSLNIITIIVWFYGDRSQSTEIWHLLVNLSLADIGMAIFCIPFTYTNVMLQHWIFPHSLCPVVNFTQLCFVFVSVWTLTIISIDRYFAIVHSLYKFHYSKRSILAMIWLVGLTFASTQLFVSRVSPYMLSNHKLYECIEVWSEELHGQIYTVLVFVLTFLIPVMIISLAYSAIWYHMVNHVTPGNPDVVRDTHQLDVKNKVFKMLTMVVGLFIICWLPIHFFNLLLYFEPSIMNIETEVMYNVYYSSFFVSHFLSMVHSLMNPIVYCFMSENFRHNLLSLFPRYTNRLKRLNSKSIDHVEMEIPVTDTNPYNVTNNTTTNGVIAPTATTTTILNISSSNGKTIETTTMAKMDVITPIQIASTISSAMSKSSDSNRFYMMITTVPTLSTSVTTTNHNQFNSQHHCYSVSLSSSSPSTISSLLSSSAYSSSSPVLSYSSATLSLNNMTTANHLHHHHHHHHHHNHSHHYHHHQQIPMHKISDMCMKSN